The Etheostoma spectabile isolate EspeVRDwgs_2016 chromosome 4, UIUC_Espe_1.0, whole genome shotgun sequence sequence AGCTGGTTTATGAGGCTCTGGGTTATTTTCCCTTTAATCCAACCTTGGTATCCGGCATGTCCTAACATCCTTAAATATGGATGGGGCCCATTAATCCATCCTTATCCCTCTGAGTTGGAGGAGTCCAAAAATATCCTAATGTGAGAGGAAATACTTTTCATCCATAAATGGGTAATCATGAGAATTCTGGTTAAGGACTGATGTGTAAAGTCAAAGTGAAAAGGATGTGTTTGTACTActtaaaaaatcaatcagaacATGAGCCAACTGGTTGCATGACTACTCAATTTAAAACATAACTTTACaagaacataaaacaaaagtgacaggTGAATTTGAAAcagaaaatctaatttttatCTTGGTCAGGCTTTCTCTACATTTGTACTTAACTCAAAATGAAGTCAACACTGCCAGTAAGCATACAAAAGTCctttacaaattatttttttattttcagcatAATAGTAAGAAGCCTCTCCTCATTTTCATATAGTTGAAACTAATTGGATCACAAGGGTACATATTAGTTAGCCCATTTTACAATAATcattgtaacatttttttttttttttggaagttaTTCTTATGCACTCATTTTCCTACACAAAATAATCAATATCAAGATCCTATTTTAACTGAGGACCATAACTCTGCATGCAAGACTAATAAAGAAAACAACTAATCTGTGATAGCTACTGTTATGCTGTTCATCTAATACCATTATCAATataatttactacaaataccaGGGACTGCGtataagaaagaaaacattttcttgtGGTACTACTGCCTCTAAATTACCGAACATACTGGGCTCTCAACTGTACTGATCCAAATGGTTCTGTCCACCTTCTGTGTCAAGTTGAGGAGAAATAGGCTTGGTCTAAAACCTAAAATCTAGCACAGtctgaaggaaaaaaatatccatccgtctttttttcctttcactcCAGTGTTTACAATTTCATCAGAATAAAAAAAGGTCCTCGAAACAATCAAAATGTTATGAGAAATTCTCAGACGAATAAATCCTCTGATCTGCCTGAAAAATTAAACCTCAATCTTATAAACACAAATGATCTGAGACTCAAGGATTCTATTGCATTTTAACAATGAGATTGAGAATACTAAAaactataaaagacaaaaaaggtaTTAACAAGTGACGTCAACTATTGCCCTTCAGCCATTTCAGTACGTGCTCGCACCAGCAGTAACCCTTCTACATTTGGAATAGTGTTTCCAGAGCAAATTAATGTATTTCTTAAACTTGCCACCTTTGCCGCCACTGGGTTTTACTTAATCTTATCAAAACACAAACTGAATCCCATCTCTGTACACACTTAAACCGTTGCACAATTTTGCCTTGATATCAATGAACCTTTCCTCTCCTAATTTTCCCAATAATACTTTTGGTAAAAGATTACTGAACTCAGTAATCTGCTCCTTACTTGTATCAAACACAAACATCTGTTCATCCTAGATATCATCCAGTTTACCTGgactatttaaataaaaatacaataaaaaaataataaaaaaaacacgttcTCTTGTCCTCTGAAATCAACCATGATGGGTTTGTTACTTGCTCTGATATCAAAGAGCAGTTGTAATGTGTAGATATGTACAGTCAAATCCTCTCACCCCAGAAACTTTTCCCAGCAGGCAGCATAGTGGTGAACCGGCTCTCTGCTCTCTGACCTTCAAAGACTTTCACACAATACGATCAAAGTTCATATGTAAAAGAAATTGTTACAGTATCATTTAGTACTACAATGATTATTTGTGTATCAGCACTTACTTAAGGCTAAACCCAAGGACATGACAGACATCCATTATTACACACCAACCACATAATATTTGGATAAAAAAGGCAATTGTTAGTGTGTAGTAGAGTCAAGCAAGTGTTGATTCTGCTATGGCGTGCGACCAGCCAAAGCACTGCAGTGGGAAACGATTTAGCACTAGACTTCTCACAAGGACTGTCAAACTGCCGGGGGCTTCACATACGGTGTTACACTGTAATCAGTAACAATGACCCAAaatattcatcatcatcatcatcatcatgaaaAGACAACCTCTCTCGACAGGAGAACACATTAGTCTGTTTTAACGCCACTGAAGCCATCAACATTCTGTAACCAGGACagatttaggaaaaaaaaaaagagagaaaaataaaaaaaaaacatgatgaaaggCTATCTCGTCTTAAATACGTCTGATCCACAATAATAAACTGTTGAGAAAAAAggcaaatgaaaaaagaaaaaaaaaagataacactAAGGCAACAAGATTTTGTATACCCCCCCGATAATCTCACAATGAGAATATCTGTACAAACAACATAATGGGACTCAAGTGGCCAACCTGTACCATTTTAGACCAGAAACTATGGACAGAGCAAGGAGAGACACTTTTCTGTTACGTACTGGGGAGctctgcatgtatgtatgtatacacacacacaaagttaaaTAACTCTCGGTAAATGTTGGACTAAAACTTGCCAAGGATCAGCATAGAACAGGAGATCCACAGGTGATACTCCtgtgacccagccttcatgtcGTACACAGAGCCAGTCAACTGCAGACTGCCCCTCTCATCATCCACTTCGTGGAAGTCCTGGTTTACAGTTCTAAAGCGTGTCtgatgttacttttttttattttattttttttttaaataaacatacaaGTTACTCAGGTTTCCTTATAATTTCACTGAAACGATGGAAGAACCCATTTCTAATTGAGTTTATTTTTGGCCCATTTTGTACACAAAAAACGATCACCACTTAAGTCCAATAggtaaacaataataaacacTTTCAATTATTTACACAAAGTAATCAATAAAACTGTACTTCCTCAGTTGATAAAGTCAGGGAAATCCTAGTTTGAATTATATTTAGACCAGATACTGCTTTCATTGAAATGTCGTAATGCTTAGCACTACGTTAGTGACAATGGCAAGCAGGCTCTGGCCTCCATGAGATGTCAACAGTGGTTTCCTTGCTTCACCTGGAAGGAAAGTTCAGTTTTATTAATTCTGATCTAAGTGCGAATCTTTTTGAGTCAAAATGGGCCACATGACAAACATTTAGAAAGAAGCTCTAATACGTTTCTCTCACCACTTCATCCCATTTTGTTGCCAACACATCAGGATAAACAATACCCACAGCCCTTCCCGAGTACCACCAAATGCAGATATATTTGaacaataaaaacctttttttttttcttcagaaatcAAACAGAATAAGTACAAAACAGGACCACTGTTCATCACAGACAAGtcttgtctttaaaaaaaacacaggaaggTAAAGGAAACagtaaaaagtcaacaaaacaaaaaacacaaatgtcccTCTGTCGTTAGTAATCCCAAGACTAGAGCTGCAAGATCAGTCTGTGCTAGAGAGTGGCGTCACTCAGCACAGAGCTGAGAAGAAGAAACCCTGTGGCTTGTCCCGTCTCGGCGGTGTTGTTGTGGATGTACGGTGGAATGTCAAACCGCCAGTCGGCCTGGAGGGGGGTGCAGGGGACTCCAGGTTTGGGGTGCGGGTGGGGGTTCTTGGGGGTATGGGCGTGGTTCGCAGCATGGCTGGTTCTCTACTTTGGCTACGCCACGACCCTGACACAACCGCCGATGCCGCAATAGCCGGTCTGTCCGTGAAAAGTTCTTCAAAGCACACAAATTGGACATTAGTTAGTAATTTTGAATAATTAGTGATTCAAGTGTGTGTCATTGCACTATTTTAAGGAATCAAGAAATCAATCTTCATATTGCACAtgcgacaaaaaaaaaaagaattaaaacaaaacatgaatagCATAAGTATAACATTTGGATAACTCtgctttgtttacatttgtgcATACCTGCTGGCACCGTTCACACTGGTAAGGCTTCTCCCCACTATGGACACGCTTGTGTCTCTCAAGGTGGTAGCGCTGGATAAACCTCATATCACACATGTCACAAGCAAATGGCTTCTCTCCTGAAAGAGCACATAAATACACAGTCAATGAATCAATTTTAGCGTCTCGTACAAACAAACTGTTTTCACGTACTAATCTTAATTTGCAAACTCTATTTCCAACACTTACAAAACGTTGGGGGGAAAATTGCCCTATCAGTAAATTTCAACAGTGTGGTTTCAGCACCTGAAAATAGATATTCTAAAAGGCCTTGTCATCAACTCATTATGTGTAGATCAGAGtggaattttgtgttttcatggCCCAGATCTACGCAACATAGTGGCCCCAAAAAACTGGGGCAAGTATTATGAGGCTGGTTCAACATCCCATCAAATGACTTGACAATCCAAACTCGAGTTTGTTGTGACCCCGTTCTGTTGGAAGCGCCAGAGCCTTTCTCAGTAATAAGGGTACGGTAAAGGAACGCATACCCGTATGAGTGAGGCTGTGTCTCTCCAGGTGGTTACGCTGAATAAACCTCATGTCACACATGGAACAAGCATACGGCTtcacccctacacacacagagcaataCATTAGCCCTACCAGCCACAAGTGCAAGAAATACAACTTTCAAGCTCAAGCTAGCACTACCACTAAAATATTAACAGAGATAATAGCTCATTTCTTTGTATGTAATGtgcatttccctttttttcttttttttaaatctttttagaAAATATGTTGAAATAGTCAGACATGCAACTAAGACCAATAGTTAAACTGTGAATAAAGTTAAGTCAGATTTTAACATAACATGGAGTTAGACATGACTGGTTTGTaagcaaaaacaccaaaatcGGTCACATTTATTCCATGTATGCTTTGTCTGAATAAACATCAGTAGCATCCTCCCTTGACACCACAACAACTACTTCAGCATCCTCTGAACTTCCAGCTATAAAGACTTTGTTTACACcacaaaaatactaaataataaGCTgtaattatttaacattttgagGTTGAATTTGAAACAAATGTTACGTTTCTTAAAGACATCATCTACTTTTAAGGGTGaacaaagatttattttttctcaaaagACTTCTGACGCAATCAAATGATGACAGAtacaaaataagtatttgaGAGTTCTGTCTCGATAACTATCAGATTGACTTCTAAGTGACACAGCAGCACATAAAATGTTTTAGTAAGGTTATTATTCGGATTTAAAAGAACTGTGGATTCGTTTAATTTTGCGCTTTTCAGTTATGCTTATTGACTTCTGAGAGCAAAGCGTTGAGCTATTGCTCTTCAGTATCTATGACAAATAGGATATTTATTTTCTCACCTTTCAACCAAAAAGAatcacaaaaacattgacaatatCTGCCTAGAATTGAAACTAGAACTTCAAAAGAACCAGAATTCCCAACTGGAATTGTAGTAtgtatcatttaaaaatgtaacccTGGCTAAAAGATAATCTACTCAATCCTTTGCATCCACATTATAGTTCTTGAATTGCCCCGCAGTATTACTGGTATCCGTAGTACACATTGTGTAAAAACCAAACTGGAGTTTGAAAAATTCTGGAGGGCAATGTTCAATTTTTAAGTATAGGTAATGTAAGATAAAGACTAAATACTAGTAACTAAAACGTCCTACTAACCTGAGCACCTACAAACTAAACACATGTTCTGACTATATGTGTAACCCTCATAATAGCACAATAAAGAGTAAATGGTAATCTATATAATGTGGGAAGGGCAGGTGCACGGACCCATACCCGTATGCGTGAGGCTGTGTCTCGCCAGGTGGTAGCGCTGAACAAACCTCATGTCGCACATGGTGCAAGCAAAAGGTTTCACACCTAAATGCAGAGCATCAATATATTATTTTCACACAATCAATCAGTGCTGTATTTTAAACATCCATTTACAATTGATGGGTTGTTAACCACTTTTCACTTGCTTTGTGAAATTTTCctaaaaataatgcattttgactttcttttttctccaaatcCAATAAAGAATACATCAAACTGTCAAATTTCAAATCCACAACTAAACACATCACATGAGCTGATGATGTCACAGTCCTCTATTTACATGTAGAGACTTGCTTTAATGTTGCATAACATAGAAAATCCAAGATAGACTTGATCAAGACAAATGTACAACTAGTTACTTTTACAGAATATTAATAGTAATTGCCAGCTGACCCTTTAACGTAATGTAGTTACAGTCTGATCTCAGTGACATGGGTAAGGTGGGCGGACGCATACCCATATGAGTGAGGCTGTGTCTCGCCAGGTGGTAGCGCTGAAAAAACCTCTTGTCACACATGGTGCAAGCATAAGGTTTCACACCTAAATGCAAAGTAGCAATATTATATTACCTTAAATTCCATTATTTACGAATAAATACTTTAGCTATTGGTTATTAACCACACATTTGCCAATTcatgcaataacaaaaatatgtctGTTTCCTTCAAGTAACACAACTAACCATTTTAGCTAGATCACCAATCAAAATGATTTTTATTCTGCAAATTACAGTCAGTGAGCACTGCAAACAATGCCTTTACCTTTGTTTGCCTCATGTTAACAGCCTTTGATTAAAGTAGGATGTAAATCATGCTTACGATTAACAGAGTATTTTGCTTTATCTGTGTCTTTAAAAGCCCATTTTTTCAATGTGAAAACATAACACCAGCATACATTTTATGCAATTGAGCAATTCACCACTAGTGATTGTGTCTATTACTGAAGAGCTGATGAAGTAAGATCATTTTCTGAAAAACTGTGGTAAGCAAAAAGCACAGGATGGGGCCAAATGTGTCGATATTACTGGCTTTTTACAGCCGTTCTAGTTCTTTTCCTTAAAATAGTATGACATCAATTATTATCATCATTCTAAGTTTTACACCAGCTACTAAAATGAGAAATCTGTGTTGAAACTGTTTGCACAATAAAGATTATGTAACAATGGCCTACAATGAGAGAAGGGCAGGTACACTGACGCATACCCGTATGAGTGAGGCTGTGTCTCGCCAGGTGGTAACGCTGAACAAACCTCATGTCACACATGGTGCAAGCAAAAGGTTTCACACCTAAACGCAGAGCATTATGGTATTATTGTCagactttgtattttttgtgttcaCAATCCATCAATAAGCAATATACTTGAAACATCTATTCAGAATTGATGGGTTGTTAACCACTGTTTTTTCAAATGGTTTTGAAATGTCCTTTGTAGGAAATTTAATCTGGCTATAAAAGAATAATCCAATAAAGAATATATCAAAAATGTATGAACCAATTCTCAAATCCACAACTAAACACATCACATGAGCTGATGATGTTGCAGTCCTGTAtttctttacacattaagaCTTGCTTTAATGTTGTAACACATAATGTTGGGTAGGCTTGATAAAGAAATTGTTTAAAAGAGCAACAACTACCTTAGATGGCCGACTCTGTATCTAACAATTACAGCCTAATCTCAGTGACATGGGTAAGGTGGGCGGACGCATACCCATATGAGTGAGGCTGTGTCTCGCCAGGTGGTAGCGCTGAAAAAACCTCTTGTCACACATGGTGCAAGCATAAGGTTTCACACCTAAATGCAAAGTAGCAATATTATATTACTTTGCctcacttttcattttttaaatccaggAATTAATATATACACTATTGGTTATTAACCACACAATTGCCAATTCatgcaaaaacaaatattttcttcAAAATGCTTTTATCCATTTCATAGTTTTGTAGATaccaacacacataaaaaaacaactaattaatGATTTGCAGTTATCCTGCttaactgaaaatgtcaaacaacAGATTAGGTAACCTCGTTAAAACTTCATACTCAGTATTGACATTTCCCTTACATGTAACAGGCGTATGTCTTAAGTGAGGTAACAAAATTGAATGTCTACACTGATTTCTAACAGTAAATGTCATGGGCACGGTGCACGGACCCATACCCGTATGAGTGAGGCTGTGTCTCGCCAGGTGGTAACGCTGAAAAAACTTCATGTCACACATGGTGCAAGCATAAGGTTTCACACCTAAACGCAGAGCATCAAGAGaattatttttgtgtctctgccACCAGGACAAATAATATAAATCTGTAATCCTATTTCCTAAACGTCTGGACTAAATTGATATCGGTGGTTAATAACCAATGTCATTTTtctgaaattacaaaaaaaaaggaacatcaGGCTATAATGAGATGCTTGTTTCAAATTGTAAAATTCCCAGAGAGGACATAAAATCCACTGACACAACACATGAGATGATGTCATCTGCAATTACACTTGAATAATTTGTGTATAAATccagatatgagactagatcaAGCATACAGGTGTTGAAGCATCCTAATCTTGTGACTGGGTTAAGATTGGCTGACGCATACCCATATGAGTGAGGCTGTGTCTCGCCAGGTGGTAGCGCTGAAAAAACCTCTTGTCACACATGGTGCAAGCGTACGGCTTCACCCCTATACACACAAAGTACCAACTTTAGCATAAAACACTCAACTGCCAAAAATAATCGACGTTAAACTTTACTAATTGCTTAGTAAAGTTTGGTTGCACTTATCAGCGCTTTGTTTACACTGGAAATCCCAGTATGCTTCAAATATTGGCTATTCCAATTGAAAATTCCATTTTTACATCTGATTTAACTTCAACTGTAACTGCTGAAGTCTAATGtgaaaattgtaatttaaaaaacattggggAAATTGAAGTATCCTGTGTAGAAAGCTAAACTTATTTTGAAACCTAAAAACCTACAAAATGatgattaaaatgtatttaggcGAAACCATGTCCCTAGTGGGCACATTCAAACTAACACAATAGCAGGTTTTTCCATGCGATGCCAATAGGTGcttgcatttatatattttcaacAGACCGCATACTGATTTCTGGAATTAGATTGTTAAGTAAATACTAAATTTTATACACGCTGATCACAGAGGTTAGACAATTTTAGGCAGTTGGTAAACAACTATGCATAACACATTAAGATTTGACATTTGTTGGC is a genomic window containing:
- the znf740a gene encoding gastrula zinc finger protein XlCGF57.1 isoform X22 codes for the protein MSHLPSSSVRDHMKWAGLLGCEAVLSSMALMQASSMAAPPKKMMAPLGHGPPQREGPDRAPQSHMILPSGMSCPPLVRTHFGNLIRKEGEFQAPRLLDEKEMRANEDMQQKKKNRKSVTPCKVREQEGRGGKGTGGDENGPSSKVQKNFICDHCYGAFRSGYHLKRHILIHTGVKPYACSMCDMRFFQRYHLARHSLTHTGVKPYACSMCDMRFFQRYHLARHSLTHTGVKPYACSMCDMRFFQRYHLARHSLTHTGVKPYACTMCDMRFIQRYQLERHSLTHTGVKPYACTMCDKRFFQRYHLARHSLTHMGVKPYACTMCDMKFFQRYHLARHSLTHTGVKPYACTMCDKRFFQRYHLARHSLTHMGVKPFACTMCDMRFVQRYHLARHSLTHTGVKPYACTMCDKRFFQRYHLARHSLTHMGVKPFACTMCDMRFVQRYHLARHSLTHTGVKPYACSMCDMRFIQRNHLERHSLTHTGEKPFACDMCDMRFIQRYHLERHKRVHSGEKPYQCERCQQNFSRTDRLLRHRRLCQGRGVAKVENQPCCEPRPYPQEPPPAPQTWSPLHPPPGRLAV
- the znf740a gene encoding gastrula zinc finger protein XlCGF57.1 isoform X31 — translated: MSHLPSSSVRDHMKWAGLLGCEAVLSSMALMQASSMAAPPKKMMAPLGHGPPQREGPDRAPQSHMILPSGMSCPPLVRTHFGNLIRKEGEFQAPRLLDEKEMRANEDMQQKKKNRKSVTPCKVREQEGRGGKGTGGDENGPSSKVQKNFICDHCYGAFRSGYHLKRHILIHTGEKPYACAVCDMRFIQRYHLERHSLIHTGVKPYACSMCDMRFFQRYHLARHSLTHTGVKPYACSMCDMRFFQRYHLARHSLTHTGVKPYACTMCDKRFFQRYHLARHSLTHMGVKPYACTMCDMKFFQRYHLARHSLTHTGVKPYACTMCDKRFFQRYHLARHSLTHMGVKPFACTMCDMRFVQRYHLARHSLTHTGVKPYACTMCDKRFFQRYHLARHSLTHMGVKPFACTMCDMRFVQRYHLARHSLTHTGVKPYACSMCDMRFIQRNHLERHSLTHTGEKPFACDMCDMRFIQRYHLERHKRVHSGEKPYQCERCQQNFSRTDRLLRHRRLCQGRGVAKVENQPCCEPRPYPQEPPPAPQTWSPLHPPPGRLAV
- the znf740a gene encoding gastrula zinc finger protein XlCGF57.1 isoform X36 translates to MSHLPSSSVRDHMKWAGLLGCEAVLSSMALMQASSMAAPPKKMMAPLGHGPPQREGPDRAPQSHMILPSGMSCPPLVRTHFGNLIRKEGEFQAPRLLDEKEMRANEDMQQKKKNRKSVTPCKVREQEGRGGKGTGGDENGPSSKVQKNFICDHCYGAFRSGYHLKRHILIHTGEKPYACAVCDMRFIQRYHLERHSLIHTGVKPYACSMCDMRFFQRYHLARHSLTHTGVKPYACTMCDMRFIQRYQLERHSLTHTGVKPYACTMCDKRFFQRYHLARHSLTHMGVKPYACTMCDKRFFQRYHLARHSLTHMGVKPFACTMCDMRFVQRYHLARHSLTHTGVKPYACTMCDKRFFQRYHLARHSLTHMGVKPFACTMCDMRFVQRYHLARHSLTHTGVKPYACSMCDMRFIQRNHLERHSLTHTGEKPFACDMCDMRFIQRYHLERHKRVHSGEKPYQCERCQQNFSRTDRLLRHRRLCQGRGVAKVENQPCCEPRPYPQEPPPAPQTWSPLHPPPGRLAV